Proteins found in one Corynebacterium canis genomic segment:
- the efp gene encoding elongation factor P yields MATTADFKNGLVLKLEGKLQQIVEFQHVKPGKGPAFVRTKLKDVVSGKVVDKTFNAGVKVETATVDRRDMTYLYNDGTNYVLMDDKTYDQIEVAPHLMGDGAKFLLENTVVQVSFHEGEPLFCELPVSVELKVEHTDPGLQGDRSTGGTKPATLETGAEIQVPLFIETGNVLKVDTRDGSYISRVNN; encoded by the coding sequence GTGGCAACCACCGCTGATTTTAAAAACGGCCTTGTGCTCAAGCTTGAGGGCAAGCTCCAACAAATCGTAGAGTTCCAACACGTCAAGCCGGGCAAAGGGCCCGCCTTCGTGCGCACCAAGCTCAAGGACGTCGTCTCCGGCAAGGTTGTGGATAAGACGTTTAATGCTGGTGTCAAGGTTGAAACCGCGACGGTGGACCGCCGCGACATGACCTACCTTTACAACGACGGCACCAACTACGTCCTTATGGACGATAAAACCTACGATCAGATCGAGGTTGCGCCGCACTTGATGGGCGATGGTGCCAAGTTCCTCCTCGAAAACACCGTGGTGCAGGTCTCCTTCCATGAGGGCGAGCCGCTCTTCTGCGAACTCCCCGTGTCTGTCGAACTGAAGGTCGAACATACGGATCCCGGTTTGCAGGGCGATCGGTCTACCGGTGGCACCAAGCCCGCCACCTTGGAAACCGGCGCCGAAATCCAGGTGCCGCTGTTCATCGAAACCGGCAATGTGCTGAAGGTGGACACCCGCGATGGTTCCTACATTTCGCGCGTAAACAACTAG
- the aroQ gene encoding type II 3-dehydroquinate dehydratase, translated as MHVYVVNGPNLDRLGKRQPEIYGSTTLADVEASIRARAAALGVEVSCFQSNHEGQLIEWVHEAADRGCPVIINPGGFTHTSVALRDALVELECVIEVHISNVHAREPFRQHSYISPIARGVIAGLGVRGYLLALEYLCASEPVQ; from the coding sequence ATGCATGTGTATGTGGTGAACGGGCCGAACCTGGACCGGTTGGGCAAGCGGCAGCCGGAGATCTATGGCTCCACGACCCTGGCCGATGTGGAGGCCAGCATTCGGGCGCGGGCGGCGGCGCTCGGGGTGGAGGTGAGCTGCTTCCAATCGAACCACGAGGGGCAGTTAATCGAATGGGTGCACGAGGCCGCGGACCGTGGTTGCCCCGTGATTATCAACCCCGGCGGCTTTACCCACACCTCCGTAGCATTGCGCGACGCGCTGGTGGAATTGGAATGCGTGATCGAGGTTCACATCTCCAATGTGCACGCCCGCGAGCCGTTCCGCCAACACAGCTATATTTCCCCGATCGCCCGCGGCGTTATCGCAGGTTTGGGGGTGCGGGGCTACTTGCTGGCATTGGAGTACCTCTGCGCCAGCGAGCCGGTACAGTGA
- the aroB gene encoding 3-dehydroquinate synthase: protein MTVISVTGASPYDVTIAHGVTPQIVAAVRADCTNVLIIHQEPLMAAAENLAAALRARGLKVFAAEVPDAEAGKTLAVAGELWDRCGELGLGRRDVIIGLGGGAVTDLAGFVAACWMRGIDVIQVPTTLLAMVDAAVGGKTGINTDAGKNLVGAFHEPAAVCIDLDFLRTLPVEELIAGSAEIIKTGFIADPVILDLYESDPAACLRVDGYLPELIARSVAVKARVVAADLQESGLREILNYGHTFGHSVELREAFRWRHGNAVAVGMMFIAELAEIHGLIDAALVDRHRNILRSIGLPVSYESGCFDELLVGMGRDKKNREGKLRFVALTGPGDTTRLVDPSVETLREAYERIS from the coding sequence ATGACCGTGATCTCCGTGACCGGAGCCTCCCCCTACGACGTCACGATCGCACACGGGGTGACCCCGCAGATCGTGGCGGCAGTGCGGGCGGATTGTACGAACGTACTTATCATTCACCAGGAGCCGCTGATGGCGGCGGCGGAAAATTTGGCGGCGGCGCTGCGGGCGCGCGGGCTCAAGGTGTTCGCGGCGGAAGTGCCGGATGCCGAGGCCGGCAAGACCCTCGCCGTGGCGGGGGAGCTATGGGATCGCTGCGGGGAGCTGGGTTTGGGCCGCCGCGATGTGATCATTGGGCTCGGTGGAGGCGCGGTGACGGACCTGGCGGGTTTCGTGGCCGCGTGCTGGATGCGCGGCATCGATGTGATCCAGGTGCCCACGACCCTCTTGGCGATGGTGGACGCCGCCGTGGGCGGTAAGACCGGTATTAATACCGACGCCGGGAAAAACCTGGTGGGGGCGTTCCACGAACCGGCCGCCGTATGCATTGACCTGGACTTTTTACGCACGTTGCCGGTGGAAGAGCTGATCGCGGGCTCGGCGGAGATCATTAAGACCGGTTTTATTGCGGACCCCGTGATTCTGGACTTATACGAGTCCGACCCCGCCGCCTGCCTCCGCGTGGACGGGTACCTGCCCGAATTGATCGCACGTTCGGTTGCGGTAAAGGCGCGGGTCGTGGCCGCCGATTTGCAGGAGTCCGGTCTGCGGGAAATCCTTAATTACGGCCATACGTTCGGTCATTCCGTTGAGTTGCGGGAGGCGTTTCGCTGGCGCCACGGGAACGCCGTCGCCGTGGGCATGATGTTTATCGCCGAGCTCGCCGAGATTCACGGGCTTATCGACGCCGCGTTAGTGGACCGCCATCGCAATATCCTGCGCTCCATTGGGTTGCCGGTCAGCTACGAATCCGGTTGCTTTGACGAACTTTTGGTCGGTATGGGGCGCGATAAGAAGAACCGCGAAGGGAAGCTGCGCTTTGTGGCGCTGACCGGGCCGGGGGACACCACCCGCCTGGTGGACCCGAGCGTGGAAACCCTCCGCGAAGCCTACGAACGGATCAGCTAA
- a CDS encoding shikimate dehydrogenase: MIQHRAAVLGKPIEHSLSPVLHNAGYAALGLADWHYERIECDAEQLPAVVGGASSSFVGFSVTMPGKFAALSFADTASDRARAIGSANTLVRTSEGWRADNTDCDGVTGALRLLDALTGTTAVVVGGGGTARPALWALARAGYRKITVLNRTDKSTELAPLVPEADFALLPLDTDISALAPDVVVSTVPSAALRGREDALAQAPVLDVIYDPWPTPLVQAAQRRGVAAVGGHVMLAHQAFGQFEQFTGRAAPQQAMLKALEAVVL; encoded by the coding sequence ATGATCCAGCACCGGGCCGCCGTCCTTGGCAAGCCGATTGAGCATTCCCTGTCGCCGGTCCTGCATAATGCCGGATACGCGGCCCTCGGGCTTGCGGATTGGCACTACGAGCGTATCGAATGCGACGCCGAACAACTGCCCGCGGTGGTGGGCGGCGCGTCGTCAAGCTTCGTCGGTTTTTCCGTGACCATGCCGGGCAAGTTTGCCGCGCTGAGCTTTGCCGATACCGCCAGCGACCGGGCCCGCGCCATCGGCAGCGCCAATACATTAGTACGCACCAGCGAAGGTTGGCGTGCCGATAATACCGATTGCGACGGCGTCACCGGGGCGCTCCGGCTTCTCGACGCCCTGACAGGCACAACCGCCGTCGTGGTCGGCGGCGGCGGTACCGCGCGTCCCGCGCTATGGGCGTTAGCCCGGGCCGGGTACCGGAAGATCACGGTGCTCAACCGCACCGATAAAAGCACGGAGCTCGCGCCGCTGGTGCCCGAGGCGGACTTTGCGCTGCTGCCGCTGGATACCGATATCTCCGCGCTCGCGCCGGATGTGGTGGTATCCACCGTGCCCTCGGCGGCGCTGCGCGGCAGGGAAGACGCCCTCGCGCAGGCTCCCGTGCTGGATGTGATCTATGATCCGTGGCCCACGCCGCTGGTGCAGGCGGCGCAGCGGCGCGGGGTGGCGGCCGTGGGCGGTCACGTGATGCTGGCGCACCAGGCTTTCGGGCAATTCGAGCAATTTACCGGGCGGGCCGCGCCGCAGCAGGCTATGCTCAAGGCGTTGGAAGCGGTGGTGCTATAG
- the mltG gene encoding endolytic transglycosylase MltG, with protein sequence MKLRKEPTYAKRRQRGIAILIATLILIISAVVYIGYMRTNPPSTRDYVGTGNGEQVTVEIPEGSSISELGPELVKLNVVQTNGAFQIAANNNPDAASVKPGVYRVQKQMSAESAVAALLDPANRVPTLHVHGGATLMDVKVVGGQTRLGIFRQISDATCAEGSTNCIQTQELQRVARETPAAQLGVPDWALPQVEARGADEKRLEGLISPGEYVINPEDDALSLLTRLVTDSAKAYNKTGIVERAQAIGLSPYELLTAASLIEREAPRNDFAKVARVILNRLHKPMRLEFDSTVNYDVEEQEVATTDEDRQKVTPWNTYAKDGLPETPIASPSIEAIEAMENPEPGDWLFFVTIDKDGTTVFNNTFEEHQADTDQAINNGVLDSNR encoded by the coding sequence TAATCATCAGTGCTGTGGTGTACATCGGGTACATGCGAACCAACCCACCAAGCACCCGTGATTACGTTGGTACGGGCAACGGTGAGCAGGTCACCGTGGAAATACCCGAGGGCTCCAGCATTTCCGAACTCGGCCCCGAATTGGTGAAACTCAACGTTGTTCAAACAAATGGCGCTTTCCAAATTGCGGCTAATAACAACCCCGATGCGGCTAGTGTGAAACCTGGCGTGTACCGGGTGCAAAAGCAAATGAGCGCTGAGTCCGCGGTGGCCGCGCTGCTAGACCCCGCTAATCGGGTGCCCACCCTACATGTACACGGCGGCGCCACGCTGATGGATGTGAAGGTCGTGGGCGGTCAGACAAGGCTGGGTATTTTCCGTCAGATTTCTGATGCAACCTGTGCGGAAGGCAGCACAAATTGCATCCAAACGCAGGAATTGCAGCGCGTGGCCCGCGAAACCCCGGCGGCGCAGCTGGGCGTGCCGGATTGGGCGCTGCCGCAGGTGGAGGCCCGCGGCGCGGATGAAAAGCGCCTGGAGGGCCTGATTTCCCCCGGCGAGTACGTGATTAACCCGGAGGATGATGCGCTTTCGCTGCTCACCCGCCTGGTCACGGATTCCGCGAAGGCGTACAACAAGACCGGCATCGTGGAGCGCGCGCAGGCGATCGGGCTGTCCCCGTACGAGCTGCTTACCGCGGCGTCGCTCATTGAGCGTGAGGCTCCGAGGAACGATTTTGCCAAGGTCGCCCGGGTGATTTTGAACCGCCTGCACAAGCCGATGCGCTTGGAGTTCGACTCCACCGTGAACTACGACGTGGAGGAGCAGGAGGTGGCCACCACCGATGAGGACCGCCAGAAGGTCACCCCGTGGAATACCTACGCCAAGGATGGCCTGCCGGAGACCCCGATCGCGTCGCCGTCGATTGAGGCGATCGAGGCGATGGAGAACCCGGAGCCGGGCGATTGGTTGTTCTTTGTCACGATCGATAAAGACGGCACCACCGTATTCAATAACACGTTCGAGGAGCACCAGGCGGATACCGATCAGGCCATCAACAACGGCGTATTGGATAGCAATCGATGA
- the aroC gene encoding chorismate synthase, translated as MLRWTTAGESHGQALIAMVEHMPAGVPLTRADISAQLARRRLGYGRGARMKFEADEVTVLGGVRHGFTLGGPVAIMIGNTEWPKWTTLMSSDPVDMEDPEIAAAFASGRGAQLTRPRPGHADFAGMLKYGFEEARPVLERASARETAARTAAATLARNFLREALGVEVLSHVISIGASEPYAGPLPVFADLEAIDASPVRAFDAAAEASMIAEIEAAKKAGDTLGGVVEVVVHGLPIGLGSHVSGEDRLDAQLAAAVMGIQAIKGVEIGDGFATARRRGSVAHDEMVRGTDGGGIERLSNRAGGLEGGMTNGQSLVVRAAMKPISTVPRALQTVDMATGGPAAAIHQRSDVCAVPAAGVVAEAMVALVLARAVLEKFGGDSLAETKCNIDCYLDRVQQRLEF; from the coding sequence ATGCTTCGATGGACAACAGCAGGTGAATCCCACGGTCAGGCGCTCATCGCGATGGTTGAGCACATGCCGGCCGGGGTGCCGCTCACTCGTGCAGACATTTCCGCCCAACTCGCCCGCCGCCGCCTCGGGTACGGACGCGGCGCGCGCATGAAGTTCGAAGCGGACGAGGTGACCGTGCTCGGGGGCGTGCGGCACGGGTTTACGCTCGGCGGGCCAGTCGCAATCATGATCGGTAATACCGAGTGGCCGAAATGGACCACCCTGATGAGCTCCGATCCGGTTGATATGGAAGACCCGGAAATCGCGGCGGCGTTCGCCTCCGGGCGGGGTGCGCAATTGACGCGTCCGCGGCCCGGGCACGCCGATTTCGCCGGGATGTTGAAATATGGGTTCGAAGAGGCGCGTCCCGTCCTGGAGCGGGCATCAGCGCGGGAAACCGCCGCCCGCACCGCCGCCGCGACCCTGGCCCGCAACTTCCTGCGGGAGGCGTTGGGCGTGGAAGTGCTTTCGCACGTGATCTCTATTGGCGCGTCCGAGCCCTATGCGGGCCCGCTGCCGGTTTTCGCGGACCTAGAGGCCATCGATGCGTCCCCGGTGCGCGCTTTCGATGCGGCCGCGGAGGCTAGCATGATCGCGGAGATCGAGGCCGCGAAAAAGGCCGGGGATACGCTCGGCGGTGTGGTCGAAGTGGTGGTGCACGGGCTGCCCATCGGGCTGGGATCGCACGTGTCCGGCGAGGATCGTTTGGACGCGCAATTGGCCGCCGCCGTCATGGGTATCCAGGCAATTAAGGGCGTAGAGATCGGCGATGGTTTTGCCACCGCACGCCGCCGCGGCTCCGTGGCGCACGATGAAATGGTGCGTGGCACGGACGGCGGCGGGATCGAACGTTTGAGCAACCGCGCGGGCGGGCTGGAAGGCGGCATGACCAATGGCCAGTCCCTAGTGGTGCGCGCCGCTATGAAACCCATTTCCACGGTGCCGCGCGCGCTGCAGACGGTGGATATGGCCACCGGCGGCCCGGCCGCCGCGATCCACCAGCGTTCGGACGTGTGTGCGGTGCCGGCGGCGGGCGTGGTGGCGGAAGCCATGGTGGCGCTCGTCCTCGCCCGCGCCGTGCTGGAAAAATTCGGCGGGGATAGCCTCGCTGAAACCAAATGCAATATCGATTGCTACCTTGACCGGGTTCAACAACGTTTGGAGTTTTAA
- a CDS encoding prepilin peptidase, whose protein sequence is MGLAAGVVWAIILAGIDTCFRRLPDVLTLPAILVVWGWAAVTEPWWILGGVIWACIYFLMPGFGGGDIKLAASLGVLVAAHGVLGWCAAVGGASIITVAAGMLTRSPTVAHGPGMLAATFAVCLL, encoded by the coding sequence TTGGGTTTGGCCGCAGGGGTGGTGTGGGCCATAATCCTCGCCGGGATTGATACGTGCTTTCGAAGGCTCCCGGATGTGCTTACCCTGCCCGCGATCCTGGTGGTATGGGGGTGGGCGGCGGTGACGGAACCGTGGTGGATCCTTGGCGGGGTCATATGGGCGTGCATATACTTCCTCATGCCAGGATTCGGGGGTGGCGATATCAAACTCGCAGCATCGTTGGGGGTGCTGGTGGCGGCGCACGGCGTGTTGGGGTGGTGCGCGGCGGTGGGCGGGGCGTCGATAATCACGGTGGCGGCGGGGATGCTTACGCGAAGCCCGACGGTGGCGCATGGGCCGGGCATGCTTGCGGCCACATTTGCGGTATGTCTATTGTGA
- a CDS encoding M24 family metallopeptidase, protein MTLLADTRFATRRRTLAAALAGQRIDSMLITHLTHVRYLSGFSGSNAALLVHKDLSCAIATDGRYTTQIAEEVPDIEALIERPSAQALLKKITGPRRVGYEAAFVSVAELENLQQACGEDVTLVPVTEVVEKIRLIKDPIELERLREIAQVAATAFEELLAAGELAIGRTERDVATDLEYRMRKLGAERPSFETIVASGPNSAKPHHGAGDRVIAAGDLVTIDFGAHGCGFNSDMTRTLIMDHTTDFTAEIYEIVLAAQLAGIDAATPGTALVDVDRACRDIIADAGYGEYFVHSTGHGIGLDVHEPPWAAMTGTGTLEPGMTLTIEPGIYVPGKGGVRIEDTLIITNGAPEIITKINKNLHVV, encoded by the coding sequence ATGACACTTCTTGCGGACACTCGTTTTGCTACCCGCCGCCGCACATTGGCGGCGGCCCTGGCCGGCCAACGCATCGATTCGATGCTGATTACCCATCTGACACATGTTCGATACCTGTCCGGGTTTTCCGGCTCGAACGCCGCGCTGCTGGTGCACAAGGATCTCAGCTGCGCGATAGCCACCGACGGCCGCTACACCACGCAAATCGCGGAGGAAGTGCCGGATATCGAGGCGCTGATCGAACGCCCGAGCGCCCAGGCGTTGCTGAAAAAGATCACCGGCCCCCGGCGGGTCGGCTACGAGGCGGCCTTCGTTTCCGTAGCGGAGCTAGAGAACCTCCAACAAGCCTGCGGCGAGGACGTCACCCTCGTCCCCGTCACCGAAGTGGTGGAGAAAATCCGCCTTATTAAGGACCCCATAGAGCTCGAACGCTTGCGCGAAATTGCCCAGGTGGCCGCGACCGCCTTCGAGGAGTTGCTCGCGGCGGGTGAGCTTGCCATTGGGCGGACAGAACGCGACGTCGCAACGGACCTTGAATACCGCATGCGGAAACTCGGCGCGGAACGCCCCAGCTTTGAAACCATCGTCGCCTCCGGCCCGAACTCCGCAAAGCCGCACCACGGCGCCGGCGACCGAGTCATCGCGGCCGGGGACCTTGTTACCATCGACTTCGGCGCGCACGGGTGCGGCTTTAACTCGGACATGACGCGCACGCTGATCATGGACCACACCACCGATTTCACCGCCGAAATCTACGAAATCGTTTTGGCCGCGCAACTCGCCGGCATCGACGCCGCCACCCCGGGCACCGCATTGGTGGATGTGGACCGCGCCTGCCGCGACATTATCGCCGATGCGGGTTACGGCGAATACTTCGTGCACTCCACCGGGCACGGAATCGGCCTGGATGTTCACGAGCCGCCGTGGGCCGCGATGACGGGCACTGGAACCCTCGAACCCGGTATGACACTGACTATCGAACCGGGCATCTATGTACCTGGCAAAGGTGGGGTGCGGATCGAAGATACGTTAATTATCACAAACGGGGCGCCGGAGATCATCACCAAAATAAATAAAAACCTCCACGTGGTGTAG
- a CDS encoding shikimate kinase encodes MSPRVVLVGPPGAGKTTIGRRLAHALNTSLVDTDDLIEEATGRTCGEAFTELGEEGFRKLEAAVVAEALGHSGVVSLGGGAVTTPSNRELLAEHSVVWVDVSVAEGVRRTLAENTRPVLAAADPEARYRQLLEERMPLYREVAGYRARTDGRTPRQVVADVLNYLETHSDTPGKDT; translated from the coding sequence ATGTCGCCTCGCGTAGTGCTGGTAGGCCCCCCTGGGGCGGGGAAAACAACGATCGGCCGGCGGCTGGCGCACGCCCTGAACACCAGCCTTGTAGATACCGACGATCTGATCGAAGAAGCAACCGGGCGCACCTGCGGGGAGGCGTTCACCGAACTCGGCGAGGAAGGCTTCCGCAAGCTGGAGGCCGCGGTGGTCGCGGAGGCGCTCGGCCATAGCGGCGTGGTGAGCCTCGGCGGCGGCGCGGTAACCACCCCGTCTAATCGCGAACTCTTGGCCGAACATTCCGTCGTGTGGGTGGATGTGTCTGTGGCGGAAGGCGTGCGCCGCACGCTCGCCGAAAACACGCGCCCGGTATTGGCGGCGGCGGATCCGGAGGCTCGGTACCGGCAGCTGTTGGAAGAGCGGATGCCGTTGTACCGTGAAGTTGCGGGGTACCGCGCTCGCACCGATGGGCGCACCCCCCGCCAGGTGGTTGCGGATGTACTCAACTACCTGGAAACGCACAGCGATACCCCCGGAAAGGACACCTGA